In Pseudoalteromonas piratica, the genomic stretch CGGTTCGTTGAACACGACAATAAGGACAAATATAGACATTACCTGAAATCTCTAGTGCCCATGCAATTATGCAAAGTGCTATTGCAAATAAACCAATCCAAACGCGTTTGCCAATTAAATAATTAATATCAATGTGCTTCATAATCTGTCTAAAGTGAAAAAATTTCCGTGATAATATCACAAAATAAAACTTTAGTTATATATTATTACGTTAAGGAATATAAAGTCAGACTGAAACCTAATATTTACTTTAAAGTAATGGGCATTGCTAAACCGTTTATGTGTATCTTTACACCTCCCTAGCAATGCGCTAAACGGTGTTTGCGAGTAGGTAATAGTAATTTGTTGCCACTAAATGGTGCTATTGCATAGTAGTCTCAATGATTTAAAACATATTTCTTTAATGACCTTCGAAGAGATATGCAGGTTGGCGGTTAATTTACGGCATAAAAGCGTTGCCATTTTGTGAGCAACGTAGAAAGTGACAAGGTGGATCTTTGACTGTGCGAAACATTGTTGCCTTTTTAACATTAATCGCGTTTGCCCCATGTTAAAACAGCAAACCAAACTATACTCATAACCAGTAAATCGAGTGTGTGTTTTGTATTATGCGATATATTATTTGTTGTTTTTTTCTTTTATCAAGTGCACTCAACGCCAGTCCACTGCCTGTGAAGATTGTGTCAGATGTTTTGCAACCTGAAGAAGCAGACGAACTGGATATGGGGTTTCGTATACTACTCGACCTGACAAATCAGCTCGAAAGCAAAGGGCACATTTCTGCGGAATTAATCCCGGCAAGCCGACTTAGAGAATGGCGAGAGCTTACTAGCCAACCAGATGTTTGCTTATACAACAAAGTTAAAACACCTGAGCGAGAACGCTTTGCTGAATTTACTGCCAAGCCAATTGTCGCTTTTCCACCTAACAGATTCGTTGTTCATAAAACCACCGCGTTGCCAAATAGCGTTTCATTAGCGCAAATATTAAAAGAAAACTCATTACGCATCGGCGCCGTAAGCGGGCGCGCATATGGCAAACATATCGATGCGCTTTTTAAAGCCCACAACAAACAACTTATGTGGATATCTGGTAAAGATGCAGCAAAACGATTACGTCTTATGTTTGCAAAAGAAAAATTTGATGCGGTTATTGAGTACAATGCGACCTTTATTAGTGAACCAGAAATCGATTTAAACAAGCTGAGTTTTCATAAACTAGATGAAGGTGGTCATGTCGTATTTGGCTATATTGCATGTGCAAACTCTGAGCTTGGCAAAGCCGTTATTAGAATGTACAACGAATTACTTAGACAGCCGAATAATCAAAAAATGATAGCAGAATCGCATTACGTGGAATTTTTTGGTCAAGAAGCATATTTTGTACAAGAAGCCATAACACAAAAATTAAAAGAACCTTAATCGGAGGAATTATTGCTTTCTCAATGCAGTTAGTTGATGAGATAGGTTAGCTTGAAGCCAGCTTTCAAAGCTAGCTTCAAGCTATTCAAACATACATTCTTAGTTAAACGTTAAATAAAGTTAACTAATCATTGCGAGTTTTTCTTCGGTCAAATTCTGACAAATAGATTGCCATTCTTTCGTTTGCTTTTTACCTTCAGTTCTTCGGCCAAACAATGTCAATACAGTGTCACCTTGCGCATCGAAAAACTCAATTGATGTCACCACTGTTTCGCCATTGTCCGTTGGTTTTCTAACTACAAACGCACGATTAAATTGTTCGGCTTTTGCATGTAAATTAAACATTGGGTCAAGTACATTAAACCATTCCCCAACCTGCTTTAAGGTATTCACTGGACCTGAGTATATTTGCACTGCCCCCTGATTTCCTACAAATACCATGATTTCCTGCGCTTGCGCTTTCACTGTTTCAAGCACCTCAGGTAATACATTATGAGGGATCTCATAACTCCATGGCGAACCAACTAATTCAAGTGCCTGAACACGCCCTAAGTTAAATGTATCAAGTAATTTAGGGAACAAGTGAACATCTTCAAGCTTTGCCCATGCTTCTCTAAACTCAGTAAGTTCTTTTTCACTCGGTGTATGCTCATTCTTTGCAGTCTGAATTTCTGATGTCACTGCAAGCTGATATGCAGGCACTTCAAAGCGCGCTTTTATATTTGCAAATTCAGTAAGGTCTGATTGTGGTGTAGTAAACACTTTATGTACTGCTTTTCCTTCTTTATCAAAAAATTGCACACTTGAATGGCGCTCAGACTCAACTAAAAATACACTCTGCCATTTATGTAAAAACAGCCTCAAATCAATACCGCCTGGATTAATAGCCACCCCCATCAAGGAATCATTACGCTCTGAAATATAGAGTTTTTCATACACCCCCTTAATTTCATTAACAACATCATTATTACGCGTTAACGCCATAACTCGGCCAAGCTTTTTAAATGATTTCAATATCTCTGGGATCTTGGTTGGATCCAAACACGTTACATTTACCCCAACCAGAGCATTAAGCAGTTCAGCTTCACTCACACCTAATTTTTCTGCAGCGTCAACAGCTCTTAGTCGCGGCTCTTCAGTTTGCAGTTTTTGATAGTTTTCAAGCAATGTATTCATCTGATTTCTCCTAGAATCGCCAGCTAACTTGCGTTTTAATATTACGCCCTAAACCATAATCTCCGATGCCGCCACCAGTACCTGCCATCAGCTTGTACTCTTTGTTAAACACGTTATCGACAGCAACTCGCAAGTTCACTTTTTCTGAGAGTGACCAATTTGCATATAAGTCTACTAATGCATAGCTATCTTGTGTTTGCTTGGTATACGTTCGTGTTGTACGGTCGTACACTTGAACATCGCGCGCAGCATTTTGGGTTATTTGAGTACCAATACGAAGCGCGTTATCAAGTACAAATACACCCGCATTTAAGGCCAGTTTATCCGCAGGTAAATACCATAGCGGTTCACCTAAATGATCTTCGCCATCAATATTGCTGTAGGCTAAATTGGTGTATAGCATGGTGGTTGCAAAGTTAAGTTCAAACTCGATACCATCGCGGTCATTGCTAGCACGGTTGGCGTATCTTGGTGCCGGCAACGGATTTGCTGCTTCACTTGTCACGGACGTAATTTCATCATCCACATTGATATCAAAATAGATAAAGCGTGCAGTAAGTGAATCGTTGTCGGTAATCAGGTTTTTCGCATCAAAGGTCACACCTACTTCAGTGTTATCACTGTATTCAAGACCTAAATCTAATGCTGGTTGACGTCCACCATATTGATCGTATAACTCATCCAGTAATGGTGCACGAAAACCTGATTGGCGGTTGGCAAACACTGCAA encodes the following:
- a CDS encoding hemin-degrading factor; translation: MNTLLENYQKLQTEEPRLRAVDAAEKLGVSEAELLNALVGVNVTCLDPTKIPEILKSFKKLGRVMALTRNNDVVNEIKGVYEKLYISERNDSLMGVAINPGGIDLRLFLHKWQSVFLVESERHSSVQFFDKEGKAVHKVFTTPQSDLTEFANIKARFEVPAYQLAVTSEIQTAKNEHTPSEKELTEFREAWAKLEDVHLFPKLLDTFNLGRVQALELVGSPWSYEIPHNVLPEVLETVKAQAQEIMVFVGNQGAVQIYSGPVNTLKQVGEWFNVLDPMFNLHAKAEQFNRAFVVRKPTDNGETVVTSIEFFDAQGDTVLTLFGRRTEGKKQTKEWQSICQNLTEEKLAMIS